The proteins below are encoded in one region of Brassica napus cultivar Da-Ae chromosome A6, Da-Ae, whole genome shotgun sequence:
- the LOC106348078 gene encoding peroxidase 71, which produces MNFVRSLCVFITFLSCLVISVHGQAAARPGPGSGTRIGFYSTTCPNAETIVRNAVTAGFSSNPRIAPGILRMHFHDCFVQGCDGSILITGTNTERTAVPNLNLRGFEVIDNAKTQLEAACPGVVSCADILALAARDSVVLTRGTSWPVPTGRRDGRVSLASNANNLPGPGDSVAVQQQKFSALGLSTRELVVLVGGHTIGTAGCATFRNRLFNSTTGPADPTIDPTFLAQLQTQCPQNGDASVRVDLDTGSATTFDTSYFNNLSRGRGVLQSDQVLWTDPATRPIVQQLMSPRSTFNGDFARAMVRMSNIGVLTGASGEIRRVCSAVN; this is translated from the exons ATGAATTTTGTTAGATCATTGTGCGTTTTCATTACCTTCCTCAGTTGTCTAGTCATCTCGGTCCATGGCCAAGCTGCCGCAAGGCCCGGTCCTGGTTCTGGCACGAGGATAGGGTTTTACTCAACCACATGTCCTAACGCCGAAACCATTGTCCGAAACGCCGTGACAGCTGGATTCAGCTCTAACCCTAGAATCGCACCAGGAATACTAAGAATGCATTTCCACGACTGCTTCGTCCAAGGCTGTGACGGTTCCATCCTTATAACGGGAACTAACACTGAGAGAACAGCCGTTCCGAACCTCAACCTCCGTGGATTTGAAGTCATAGACAACGCCAAAACCCAGCTCGAAGCTGCTTGCCCTGGAGTCGTCTCTTGTGCTGATATTTTAGCTTTAGCCGCTCGTGACTCCGTTGTCCTC ACAAGAGGAACAAGTTGGCCCGTACCAACCGGACGTAGAGATGGTCGAGTTTCTTTGGCTTCGAACGCTAATAATCTCCCTGGTCCCGGTGATTCCGTCGCCGTTCAACAACAGAAGTTCTCTGCTTTGGGACTCAGTACCCGCGAGCTCGTCGTCCTCGTCG GAGGACACACGATCGGAACAGCGGGGTGCGCTACATTCAGGAACAGACTATTCAACAGCACCACAGGCCCTGCGGATCCAACCATTGACCCGACGTTTTTGGCGCAGCTTCAGACACAATGTCCCCAAAACGGTGATGCCAGCGTGCGCGTTGATCTCGACACCGGAAGTGCAACTACTTTTGACACATCCTATTTCAACAACCTAAGCCGTGGCCGTGGAGTCCTCCAATCCGACCAAGTCCTCTGGACCGACCCCGCAACTAGACCCATTGTGCAACAGTTGATGAGTCCTAGAAGCACCTTCAACGGTGATTTTGCCAGGGCAATGGTCAGGATGAGTAATATTGGTGTACTTACTGGGGCTAGTGGAGAAATTCGTAGGGTTTGCTCCGCGGTTAATTaa
- the LOC106351920 gene encoding peroxidase 70-like, with amino-acid sequence MASVTNFNPHGVFLPLFLVLAATATATTRPYTFLPRPRVGYYSSACWNVESIVRSVVQSNYFTNPANAPGILRMHFHDCFVRGCDGSILLDGPNSEKTAIPNQSLRGFNVIEEAKTQLEIACPLTVSCADILALAARDFVVLTGGPWWPVPLGRLDGRVSLASNVDLPEPTDSVAVQKQRFAAKYLNTQDLVVLAAGHTIGTVGCGVFRDRFFNYKNTGSPDPTINPNFVPQIQSQCPLNGNAATRVALDLGSEGQFDTSYLNNLRFGRGVLESDQVLWNDPETRPIVERLLGLRFPFLLFGPEFARSMSKMSLTEVKTGLDGEIRRVCSAIN; translated from the exons atggCAAGTGTTACTAATTTTAACCCCCACGGTGTTTTCTTACCGTTATTCCTTGTCCTGGCCGCAACAGCAACCGCAACCACAAGACCGTACACATTCCTCCCAAGGCCACGGGTCGGGTATTACAGTAGTGCATGCTGGAATGTAGAATCGATAGTGCGGTCCGTGGTCCAGTCTAACTATTTCACAAATCCAGCCAATGCTCCGGGCATTTTGCGTATGCATTTTCACGATTGTTTCGTCCGTGGCTGCGACGGTTCCATTCTCCTCGACGGACCTAACTCTGAGAAAACGGCGATTCCAAATCAATCGTTGAGAGGGTTTAACGTTATCGAAGAAGCTAAGACTCAGCTTGAGATCGCTTGTCCTCTAACAGTCTCTTGTGCTGATATTCTCGCACTAGCTGCTCGTGACTTCGTCGTTCTG ACAGGTGGACCATGGTGGCCAGTTCCATTAGGACGACTCGATGGTAGGGTTTCATTAGCCTCGAATGTTGATTTGCCGGAACCTACAGACTCAGTTGCGGTGCAGAAGCAGAGGTTCGCTGCGAAATATCTTAACACCCAAGATCTAGTTGTCCTTGCTG CCGGACACACGATAGGAACGGTGGGGTGTGGTGTGTTTAGGGATAGGTTCTTCAACTACAAAAACACAGGAAGTCCTGACCCAACCATCAACCCGAATTTCGTCCCTCAGATCCAATCTCAATGTCCTCTCAACGGCAACGCCGCTACTCGTGTCGCGCTGGACCTGGGAAGTGAAGGCCAGTTCGACACTTCGTACCTTAACAACTTGAGGTTTGGTCGAGGTGTCCTTGAGTCTGACCAGGTCCTATGGAATGATCCCGAGACTCGTCCCATCGTGGAGCGGTTGCTGGGACTACGGTTTCCGTTTTTGCTGTTTGGACCCGAGTTTGCCAGGTCGATGTCTAAGATGAGTCTGACTGAGGTCAAGACCGGTTTGGATGGGGAGATTCGTAGGGTTTGTTCTGCGATCAATTGA